The Bacillota bacterium LX-D genome has a window encoding:
- a CDS encoding Clp protease ClpP, whose amino-acid sequence MRDLPAGATRKFWNWARDEDSGVRTLYLDGTIAEESWFDDDITPKAFKADLNAGEGDIVIWINSPGGDCIAASQIYAMLMDYKGKVTVKIDGIAASAASVIAMAGTEVLMAPTALMMVHNPLTIAIGDSEEMQKAISMLDEVKESIINAYEIKTGQSRAKLSHLMDAETWLNANKAIELGFADGILEDEKKRIQPDDITYAFSRRAVTNSLLNKVKPKIPKQSKGTSVDVAKATPADWLEKRLSLISH is encoded by the coding sequence ATGCGCGATTTGCCAGCGGGTGCTACCCGCAAATTCTGGAACTGGGCAAGGGATGAAGATTCCGGTGTCCGAACGCTTTACCTTGACGGCACAATTGCCGAGGAAAGCTGGTTTGACGACGATATCACCCCGAAAGCATTCAAAGCTGATTTGAATGCCGGTGAGGGTGACATTGTTATTTGGATCAACTCTCCCGGCGGCGACTGTATCGCAGCGAGTCAAATCTATGCCATGCTCATGGATTACAAGGGCAAGGTTACCGTAAAAATTGACGGCATTGCGGCTTCGGCAGCAAGCGTTATCGCAATGGCAGGAACCGAGGTATTGATGGCTCCCACGGCGCTCATGATGGTGCATAACCCGCTTACCATCGCAATCGGCGACAGCGAGGAAATGCAGAAAGCTATCTCCATGCTGGACGAGGTCAAGGAAAGCATCATCAATGCCTATGAAATCAAGACCGGACAGTCCCGTGCGAAGCTGTCTCACCTTATGGACGCTGAAACTTGGCTTAACGCCAACAAAGCGATTGAACTGGGTTTTGCGGACGGCATTCTGGAGGATGAGAAAAAGCGGATTCAACCGGACGACATTACCTATGCTTTCAGCCGCAGAGCAGTAACAAACTCGCTGCTTAACAAGGTCAAACCCAAGATACCCAAACAGAGCAAAGGCACATCCGTTGATGTCGCTAAAGCCACTCCTGCGGATTGGCTTGAAAAGCGGCTCTCTTTAATTTCACACTAA
- a CDS encoding DUF5049 domain-containing protein: protein MTDKVRKQILAIRDTMLTNMYDVSTVQRIANDMGFYELVVYLEENRKEYAQFILTGEA, encoded by the coding sequence ATGACAGATAAAGTGCGTAAGCAGATTCTGGCTATCCGCGACACAATGCTGACGAATATGTATGATGTCAGCACAGTTCAGCGCATCGCTAACGACATGGGTTTCTACGAGCTTGTTGTGTACCTCGAAGAAAACCGCAAGGAATATGCCCAGTTCATCCTAACTGGCGAAGCATAA
- a CDS encoding head-tail connector protein — MTANNLLPKVKAHLILSHDEDDSLLLSYIAAAVSYAESYQHFFKGYYEDTPMPPTTEQAVIILSSFFYESRDGSTGGFFADNVQAGQQVWDTVNLLLRLDRDWKV; from the coding sequence GTGACGGCAAATAACCTTCTCCCCAAAGTCAAAGCACACCTCATTTTGTCACACGACGAGGACGACAGCCTGCTGCTGAGCTATATTGCCGCTGCTGTCTCCTATGCCGAAAGCTACCAGCATTTTTTCAAGGGCTATTATGAGGATACTCCCATGCCGCCTACCACAGAGCAAGCCGTCATCATACTGTCGTCCTTCTTTTACGAAAGCCGGGACGGCAGCACAGGCGGCTTTTTTGCGGATAACGTGCAGGCAGGCCAGCAGGTATGGGATACTGTCAATCTGCTTCTTCGGCTCGACCGGGATTGGAAGGTGTGA
- a CDS encoding virulence protein — protein sequence MKLTFNVTGSERKSLVGAISTALGAPTNYLGAPTFAYEVGEYHIDKTGVLTGPDNLELEDALHQHGFDADGENRHYDEPDTYESGLGGMGTIDEFPDIDQHHPGRYVNPNATITETMQRQLDEVIAFEDLRMDGREELGLGRTRHENFQGENGMQASDVPEPYDNIGLVIEMPRSSFTDTALENLKRLIKSKGSLIKKALGVKILELEITDDKVRFPWFEDGTDPDAVKAYSHFVTALCEVARMQKRVSAKEKNIDNDKYAFRCFLLRLGFIGDEYKAERKLLLRNLTGSAAFKSGQKKGFSQEDLDKAKSDPAVRAEIKAILGGNDDEQ from the coding sequence ATGAAACTCACTTTTAATGTAACTGGCAGCGAACGCAAATCACTGGTTGGAGCAATCAGTACAGCACTCGGTGCTCCGACTAACTACCTCGGTGCTCCTACCTTCGCCTACGAGGTCGGAGAGTACCACATTGACAAGACTGGAGTGCTTACGGGTCCCGATAACCTCGAACTTGAAGACGCACTCCACCAACATGGCTTTGATGCAGACGGCGAAAACCGTCACTACGATGAACCCGACACCTACGAGAGCGGACTTGGCGGCATGGGTACGATTGATGAGTTTCCGGATATCGACCAACACCACCCTGGACGGTATGTCAATCCAAACGCAACCATTACCGAAACTATGCAAAGACAACTGGATGAAGTGATTGCCTTTGAGGACCTGAGGATGGACGGTCGTGAAGAACTGGGACTTGGACGTACCCGACATGAAAACTTTCAGGGAGAAAATGGTATGCAAGCAAGTGATGTCCCCGAACCCTATGACAACATCGGTCTGGTAATTGAAATGCCGCGCTCCTCCTTCACCGACACCGCTCTGGAAAACCTTAAGCGGTTGATCAAAAGTAAAGGCAGCCTCATCAAAAAGGCGCTCGGTGTGAAAATACTTGAACTTGAAATAACAGATGACAAGGTTAGATTCCCATGGTTTGAGGACGGCACCGACCCTGATGCAGTCAAGGCATATTCGCATTTTGTGACTGCCCTCTGCGAGGTAGCAAGGATGCAAAAGCGTGTCTCCGCAAAAGAAAAGAATATCGATAACGACAAATATGCTTTTCGCTGCTTTCTCCTACGGCTTGGATTCATCGGCGACGAGTACAAAGCCGAACGAAAGCTCCTGCTCCGCAACCTTACTGGCAGTGCTGCTTTCAAGAGCGGTCAGAAGAAAGGCTTCTCGCAGGAAGACCTCGACAAAGCCAAATCCGACCCTGCTGTACGCGCCGAAATCAAAGCCATTTTGGGAGGTAACGACGATGAGCAATAA
- a CDS encoding phage tail protein, with product MATIGLDKLYYSKITEDSNGEETYSTPLVLAKAITAELSVELVEAILYADDGAAEVVKDFNSGTLTLGVDDIGPTAAADLTGATTDDNGVLISASENVGTPVAVGFRAQKANGTYRYFWLYRVKFGLPATNLQTKADSITFSTPTIEGTVMRRNKLDTFGKHPWKAEVTEGDAGVSSATITGWFTEVYEPVYTPAP from the coding sequence ATGGCGACAATTGGTCTTGACAAACTGTACTATTCAAAAATCACCGAGGATTCCAACGGTGAAGAAACCTATTCCACGCCTCTAGTGCTCGCCAAAGCCATCACCGCCGAACTCTCGGTGGAGCTGGTGGAAGCTATATTATACGCCGACGATGGTGCAGCTGAGGTAGTGAAAGACTTCAACAGCGGTACTCTCACCCTCGGCGTAGACGACATTGGCCCTACAGCAGCGGCAGATCTGACCGGTGCGACCACAGACGACAACGGCGTTCTTATCTCAGCAAGCGAAAATGTGGGGACACCTGTAGCAGTAGGATTCCGTGCGCAGAAAGCTAACGGCACATATCGCTATTTCTGGCTTTACCGTGTGAAATTCGGCCTGCCTGCAACTAATCTGCAAACCAAGGCTGATTCCATCACTTTCTCCACGCCTACTATCGAAGGAACGGTCATGCGCCGGAACAAGCTGGACACATTTGGCAAACACCCATGGAAAGCCGAGGTCACCGAAGGCGACGCCGGAGTATCTTCCGCCACAATCACCGGCTGGTTTACCGAGGTTTACGAACCGGTCTACACACCAGCACCGTAA
- a CDS encoding HK97 gp10 family phage protein, translated as MAKAEIKMPEDFMLKVSQLAEKTDTIIPKVLEAGGNVVLDKMKDNLSAVVGRGTKEKSRSTGELERSLGLSPAMQNRDGNWDVKIGFSEPRSDGGSNAKIANILEYGRSGQLPKPFLKPAKSQSKSACIETMKAKLQEEVDGI; from the coding sequence ATGGCAAAAGCAGAAATTAAGATGCCCGAGGATTTTATGCTTAAGGTTTCACAGCTTGCCGAGAAAACAGATACGATTATCCCCAAGGTGCTGGAGGCAGGTGGAAATGTCGTTCTCGATAAAATGAAAGACAATCTATCTGCCGTGGTCGGCAGAGGGACAAAGGAAAAAAGCCGCTCCACAGGCGAATTGGAACGTTCCCTCGGTCTTTCTCCAGCTATGCAGAATCGGGACGGTAACTGGGATGTGAAGATCGGGTTTTCTGAACCGAGGAGTGACGGCGGCTCTAATGCTAAAATCGCCAACATCCTCGAATATGGCAGATCCGGTCAGCTGCCTAAGCCTTTTTTGAAACCGGCAAAGTCGCAGAGCAAAAGCGCCTGCATTGAAACCATGAAGGCAAAGCTTCAGGAGGAGGTCGATGGAATATGA
- a CDS encoding phage portal protein — MSILSGIFKPRDKPKDTLSGSRYNFFFGSTSSGKPVNEHTAMQMTAVYSCVRILSETLAGLPLHVYKYNDSGGKEKYLKHPLYKLLHDEPNPEMTSFAFRETLMSHLLLWGNAYAQIIRNAKGEVIALYPLMPNKMTVDRDANGRLFYLYQRSSEDVPSLGKDNQVYLAPADVLHIPGLGFDGLVGYSPIAMAKNAVGLAIATEEYGAKFFANGAAPGGVLEHPGTIKDPQKVKESWNAAYQGSANSHRVAVLEEGMKYQPIGISPEQAQFLETRKFQINEIARIFRVPPHMLADLEKSSFSNIEQQSLEFVKYTLDPWVVRWEQSMCRALLSDSEKPTVFIKFNVDGLLRGDYASRMNGYATARQNGWMSANDIRELENLDRIPAELGGDLYLINGAMTKLQDAGAFAKQAEPAPNKTETEEGSDETNNAGRNATIRTK; from the coding sequence ATGAGCATTTTATCAGGAATATTTAAACCCCGAGATAAGCCTAAAGACACCCTGAGCGGCAGTCGGTATAACTTCTTTTTCGGCAGTACGAGCTCGGGAAAGCCGGTCAACGAACATACTGCCATGCAGATGACGGCAGTCTATTCCTGCGTAAGGATACTGTCAGAAACGCTGGCGGGGCTGCCGCTCCATGTGTATAAATACAACGACAGCGGCGGTAAAGAAAAATACCTGAAGCACCCGTTATATAAACTGCTCCACGACGAGCCGAACCCGGAGATGACTTCATTCGCATTCCGCGAAACACTGATGAGTCATCTTTTATTATGGGGCAATGCCTATGCGCAGATTATACGCAACGCCAAAGGCGAGGTTATTGCTCTCTATCCGCTGATGCCAAACAAGATGACAGTCGACCGTGATGCAAACGGCCGGCTTTTCTATTTATATCAACGAAGCTCGGAGGATGTCCCCTCACTCGGCAAGGACAATCAGGTCTACCTTGCTCCCGCCGATGTCCTGCACATTCCGGGCTTGGGCTTTGACGGGCTTGTTGGCTACTCTCCCATTGCTATGGCAAAGAACGCAGTGGGACTCGCAATTGCTACCGAGGAATACGGAGCTAAGTTCTTTGCTAATGGTGCAGCACCGGGTGGTGTACTTGAACATCCCGGAACCATTAAAGACCCGCAGAAGGTCAAGGAATCATGGAATGCCGCATACCAAGGCTCAGCCAACTCTCACAGGGTAGCCGTTCTTGAGGAAGGTATGAAGTATCAGCCTATCGGGATTTCACCGGAACAGGCGCAGTTTCTGGAAACACGGAAGTTTCAAATCAATGAAATCGCCCGGATTTTCAGGGTACCACCGCATATGCTTGCCGACCTTGAGAAATCGTCCTTCAGCAACATCGAGCAGCAGAGTCTTGAATTTGTAAAGTACACGCTCGACCCTTGGGTGGTTCGATGGGAGCAATCCATGTGCCGTGCTCTTCTTTCCGACAGTGAGAAGCCGACGGTGTTTATCAAGTTCAACGTGGACGGACTTTTACGCGGCGATTACGCAAGCCGTATGAACGGTTACGCCACGGCAAGGCAAAACGGATGGATGAGTGCAAACGATATCCGTGAACTTGAAAACCTAGACCGCATTCCGGCGGAGCTCGGCGGCGATCTCTACCTCATCAACGGCGCGATGACCAAATTACAGGACGCGGGTGCATTTGCAAAGCAGGCTGAGCCTGCACCCAATAAAACAGAAACGGAGGAAGGTTCTGATGAAACAAACAACGCGGGCAGAAATGCCACAATCCGCACAAAGTAA
- a CDS encoding P27 family phage terminase small subunit has protein sequence MAKDGTNRGGARIGAGAKKKPLADKIAEGNPGGRKLTIMEFSDTANLQGMEMPEPNKMLEAIQKDGKTLVAGEIYRNTWKWLDERGCAALVSPQLLERYAMSVARWIQCEEAITEYGFLAKHPTTGNAIQSPYVAIGHSYEKQTNLLWLEIFQIVKENCTGDYKSANPQDDVMERLLTARKGK, from the coding sequence TTGGCAAAAGACGGTACTAATCGTGGCGGTGCTCGTATCGGCGCGGGCGCAAAAAAGAAGCCATTAGCCGACAAAATAGCCGAAGGTAATCCCGGGGGCAGGAAACTGACCATCATGGAGTTTTCTGATACTGCAAACCTTCAGGGGATGGAGATGCCGGAACCAAATAAAATGCTTGAAGCTATACAAAAAGACGGTAAGACACTTGTTGCAGGAGAAATCTACAGAAACACATGGAAGTGGCTGGATGAACGCGGGTGTGCCGCTCTCGTTTCTCCTCAACTTCTGGAACGCTACGCCATGAGCGTGGCTCGTTGGATTCAGTGTGAGGAAGCAATCACTGAATATGGCTTTTTGGCAAAGCACCCTACTACGGGAAACGCCATTCAAAGCCCATATGTGGCAATAGGTCACAGTTATGAAAAGCAAACAAATCTCCTGTGGTTGGAGATTTTTCAGATTGTCAAGGAAAACTGCACCGGCGACTACAAAAGCGCTAACCCACAGGATGATGTTATGGAGCGGCTCTTAACCGCCCGGAAAGGGAAATAA
- a CDS encoding phage major capsid protein — protein sequence MNKILELREKRAKAWEAAKAFLDTKRGTDGLVSPEDTATYEKMEADVVALGKEIDRLEKQEALDRELSKPLNTPLTGKPAVPGMDTRTGRASDEYRKAFWNAMRTRAGEGLDPIVKNALQIGTDTEGGYLVPDEFERTLVEALDEENLFRRLANVITTSSGDRKIPVVASKGTASWIDEEGAIPESDDSFGQVSIGAYKLGTMIKVSEELLNDSVFPLEAYISREFARRIGNKEEEAFFTGDGSGKPTGILAASGGAQIGVTTAGATAITIDEVLDLFYSLKAPYRNKAVFVMNDSTVKAIRKLKDGNGQYLWQPSLQAGTPDTILNRPLYTSAYVPAIAATAKTIVFGDFSYYWVADRQGRVFKRLNELYAATGQVGFVATQRVDGKLILPEAIKVLQQKA from the coding sequence ATGAACAAAATTCTTGAACTGCGCGAAAAGCGCGCCAAGGCATGGGAAGCCGCTAAGGCTTTCCTCGATACCAAGCGCGGTACTGACGGCCTGGTTTCCCCTGAAGACACCGCTACCTACGAAAAAATGGAAGCCGACGTGGTCGCTCTCGGAAAGGAAATCGACCGTCTGGAAAAGCAGGAAGCTCTTGACCGCGAGCTTTCAAAGCCGCTGAACACACCCCTCACAGGCAAGCCTGCTGTTCCCGGTATGGATACTAGGACCGGCAGAGCCTCCGACGAGTACAGGAAAGCGTTCTGGAACGCCATGCGTACCCGCGCCGGTGAGGGTCTTGACCCTATCGTGAAAAACGCTCTGCAGATCGGCACCGATACTGAAGGCGGATACCTTGTCCCAGACGAGTTCGAACGTACCCTTGTGGAAGCTCTTGATGAGGAGAACCTCTTCCGCAGACTGGCTAACGTCATCACCACTTCTTCCGGGGATCGCAAGATTCCTGTTGTTGCTTCCAAGGGCACCGCTTCCTGGATTGATGAGGAGGGCGCAATCCCCGAAAGCGATGACAGCTTCGGTCAGGTTTCCATCGGTGCGTACAAGCTGGGAACGATGATCAAGGTTTCCGAAGAGCTGCTGAACGACAGTGTGTTTCCGCTTGAAGCATATATTTCAAGAGAGTTCGCAAGGCGTATTGGCAATAAGGAAGAGGAAGCCTTTTTTACAGGCGACGGCTCCGGTAAACCGACCGGCATTCTCGCTGCTTCCGGCGGTGCACAGATCGGCGTAACCACGGCGGGCGCTACCGCTATCACCATCGACGAGGTGCTCGACCTGTTCTATTCGCTGAAAGCGCCTTATAGAAACAAGGCTGTTTTCGTAATGAACGACTCTACCGTAAAGGCGATTCGCAAGTTGAAGGATGGTAACGGCCAGTATCTCTGGCAGCCCTCACTGCAGGCTGGTACCCCTGACACCATTTTGAACCGTCCGCTGTATACCTCAGCATATGTGCCCGCTATTGCTGCGACCGCTAAGACTATCGTGTTCGGAGATTTCAGCTATTACTGGGTAGCCGACCGCCAGGGGCGTGTGTTTAAGAGACTCAATGAACTCTATGCAGCCACAGGCCAGGTTGGCTTTGTCGCCACCCAGCGTGTTGACGGCAAGCTCATTCTGCCGGAGGCTATCAAGGTACTCCAGCAGAAGGCATAA
- a CDS encoding DUF4314 domain-containing protein produces the protein MSNNFPLRETVERIRKQYPVGCRVELLRMDDPQAPPIGTKGTVRYVDDIGSLGVAWDNGSTLQVVYGEDICRRCDNDR, from the coding sequence ATGAGCAATAATTTTCCATTAAGAGAAACCGTTGAGCGTATCCGCAAACAGTACCCGGTTGGTTGTCGTGTGGAACTCCTCCGCATGGACGACCCTCAAGCACCGCCAATCGGCACAAAAGGCACCGTGCGGTATGTCGATGACATCGGCAGCCTGGGTGTTGCGTGGGACAACGGCAGTACGCTTCAAGTAGTTTATGGTGAGGACATTTGCCGGAGGTGTGACAATGACAGATAA
- a CDS encoding site-specific DNA-methyltransferase, with protein MLIEKIQTARLIPADYNPRKDLKPGDAEYEKLKRSLEEFGYVEPVIWNKTTSHVVGGHQRLKVLLDMGVTEVECVVVEMDAEKEKALNIALNKISGDWDKGKLALLIADLQGADFDVSLTGFDPVEIDDLFKDSLKDGIKDDDFDVDAELKKPAITKLGDVWLLGRHRLVCGDSTKAETFTNLMDGKLANLVVTDPPYNVNYEGTAGKIKNDNMCDEAFYDFLLAAFTNTEAVMAQDASIYVFHADTEGLNFRKAFSDAGFLLSGCCIWKKPSLVLGRSPYQWQHEPVLFGWKKKGKHNWYADRKQTTIWEFDKPKKNADHPTMKPVALVAYPILNSSLTNCIVLDPFGGSGSTLIACEQSDRICFTIELDEKYCDVIVKRYIEQVGSANAVSVVRNGVTMKYADIAVDE; from the coding sequence ATGCTGATTGAAAAGATACAAACTGCGCGGCTCATCCCCGCTGACTATAATCCACGTAAAGACTTAAAGCCCGGCGACGCGGAATATGAAAAGTTGAAACGCTCGCTTGAGGAATTCGGCTATGTTGAACCCGTTATATGGAACAAGACCACGTCCCATGTCGTTGGTGGACACCAGAGGCTGAAGGTGCTACTCGACATGGGTGTTACCGAAGTCGAGTGTGTGGTGGTCGAGATGGATGCAGAAAAGGAAAAAGCGCTCAATATTGCACTTAATAAAATCAGCGGTGATTGGGATAAAGGCAAGCTGGCTTTACTTATTGCAGATTTACAGGGTGCAGATTTTGATGTATCGCTCACGGGTTTTGATCCCGTTGAAATCGATGACCTTTTCAAGGATTCACTCAAGGACGGCATTAAAGACGATGACTTTGATGTGGATGCGGAACTGAAAAAGCCAGCCATTACAAAACTTGGCGACGTGTGGCTGCTCGGTCGACATCGGCTGGTCTGCGGCGATTCAACCAAGGCTGAAACCTTCACCAACCTGATGGATGGAAAGCTTGCAAACCTCGTGGTAACTGACCCACCGTATAACGTAAACTACGAAGGTACGGCCGGTAAGATCAAAAACGATAATATGTGTGACGAAGCGTTCTACGACTTTCTGCTGGCGGCATTTACGAACACCGAGGCGGTAATGGCACAGGACGCTTCTATTTATGTATTCCATGCTGACACCGAAGGTTTGAATTTCCGTAAGGCATTCTCGGATGCAGGCTTTTTACTTTCCGGGTGCTGTATCTGGAAAAAGCCGTCTTTGGTACTGGGACGCTCTCCTTATCAGTGGCAGCACGAACCTGTGCTGTTCGGCTGGAAGAAAAAAGGCAAGCACAACTGGTACGCCGACCGTAAGCAGACCACTATCTGGGAGTTCGATAAACCAAAGAAAAACGCCGATCACCCTACCATGAAGCCGGTTGCACTTGTGGCCTATCCTATTTTGAACAGCAGCCTCACAAACTGCATCGTGCTCGACCCCTTCGGCGGTAGCGGATCCACCCTCATCGCCTGTGAACAGTCCGACAGGATTTGCTTCACTATAGAACTTGATGAGAAATACTGCGACGTCATTGTAAAACGGTATATTGAACAGGTTGGTAGCGCCAATGCCGTTTCCGTTGTTCGTAATGGTGTCACGATGAAATATGCGGATATAGCTGTTGATGAGTAA
- a CDS encoding terminase large subunit: MRKLKKYKPTRFKSTDSIYNKAAADFAVAFIEALSHTKGTWAGKPFELIDWQEQIIRDIFGTLKPNGYRQFNTAYVEIPKKMGKSELAAAVALLLTCGDGEERAEVYGCAADRNQASIVFNVAADMVRMCPALSKRVKILDATKRLIYQPTGSIYQVLSADVGNKHGFNTHGVVFDELHTQPNRKLFDVMTKGSGDARMQPLYFLITTAGDNQNSICWEVHQKALDIIDGRKHDPTFYPVIYGAAPEDDWADPKVWKKANPSLGITVSMDKVKAAFESARQNPAEENSFRQLRLNQWVKQAVRWMPMDKWDACAFTVDPEALRGRVCYGGLDLSSSTDITAFVLVFPPMDENDKYSVLPFFWIPEDNIDLRVRRDHVNYDVWKKQGHLQTTEGNVVHYGYIEKFIEQLGEKYNIREIAFDRWGAVQMVQNLESMGFTVVPFGQGFKDMSPPTKELMKLTLEQKLAHGGHPVLRWMMDNIYIRTDPAGNIKADKEKSTEKIDGAVATIMALDRAIRCGNVTSESVYDTRGLLFI, encoded by the coding sequence ATACGGAAGCTTAAGAAATACAAACCGACACGATTTAAATCTACAGATTCGATTTATAACAAAGCCGCCGCCGATTTTGCTGTGGCTTTTATCGAAGCTCTATCACATACCAAAGGCACTTGGGCCGGTAAACCTTTTGAGCTTATCGACTGGCAGGAACAGATTATTCGTGACATCTTTGGAACACTCAAGCCCAATGGCTACCGACAATTCAACACCGCCTATGTGGAAATTCCGAAGAAGATGGGTAAATCAGAGCTTGCCGCCGCTGTGGCACTCCTGCTCACTTGTGGCGACGGAGAGGAACGCGCCGAGGTCTACGGATGTGCCGCAGACCGAAATCAGGCCTCCATCGTGTTCAATGTGGCGGCAGATATGGTGCGAATGTGTCCGGCACTTTCCAAACGCGTCAAAATACTTGATGCAACGAAGCGGCTCATCTATCAGCCAACCGGGAGTATCTATCAGGTACTGTCCGCCGATGTTGGAAACAAGCATGGTTTTAATACCCACGGCGTCGTTTTTGATGAGCTGCATACCCAGCCGAACCGAAAACTATTTGATGTTATGACCAAGGGCAGCGGTGATGCGAGAATGCAGCCGCTGTATTTTTTAATCACCACCGCCGGAGATAACCAGAACAGCATCTGCTGGGAGGTTCACCAGAAGGCGCTGGATATCATAGACGGCAGGAAACATGACCCGACTTTCTACCCGGTCATCTATGGCGCAGCGCCAGAGGATGATTGGGCGGACCCTAAGGTATGGAAAAAGGCAAACCCTTCTCTCGGCATTACGGTTAGCATGGACAAGGTCAAAGCGGCTTTTGAATCAGCAAGGCAGAATCCCGCCGAGGAGAACAGCTTTCGACAGCTCCGCTTGAACCAGTGGGTCAAACAGGCTGTACGTTGGATGCCTATGGACAAGTGGGATGCCTGCGCTTTTACGGTTGACCCGGAAGCCTTACGCGGCCGGGTTTGCTACGGTGGCCTTGACCTATCTTCTTCCACCGATATTACTGCTTTTGTGCTGGTTTTCCCGCCTATGGACGAGAATGACAAATATTCCGTGCTTCCGTTCTTCTGGATACCGGAAGACAACATCGATTTGCGTGTGCGCAGAGACCATGTGAATTATGACGTGTGGAAAAAACAAGGCCATTTGCAAACCACCGAAGGCAATGTCGTCCATTACGGATACATTGAAAAGTTCATTGAGCAGCTTGGAGAAAAATACAACATCCGTGAGATTGCCTTCGACCGCTGGGGTGCTGTGCAGATGGTACAGAACCTTGAGAGCATGGGTTTCACAGTTGTTCCGTTCGGTCAGGGATTCAAGGATATGAGTCCGCCGACAAAGGAACTCATGAAGCTAACCTTAGAGCAGAAACTTGCCCATGGCGGTCACCCGGTTCTGCGCTGGATGATGGATAACATCTATATCCGCACCGACCCGGCAGGCAACATCAAAGCGGACAAAGAGAAATCCACCGAAAAAATTGACGGCGCGGTCGCCACCATTATGGCGCTGGACCGGGCAATACGGTGCGGCAATGTTACTAGCGAAAGCGTGTATGACACACGCGGACTGTTATTTATTTAA
- a CDS encoding head-tail adaptor protein has translation MSYGKMNTFIDIVSNAPVKDADGFVTKGDHIVASIRAYKEDRHGNERWANMAVFSQATALFRFRKIPNVAITTSLFIVCGDERYRIVSVEDVRGRGMYIEVLAEKQEGTEY, from the coding sequence ATGAGCTATGGTAAAATGAATACCTTCATCGATATCGTCTCCAACGCCCCGGTTAAGGATGCGGACGGATTTGTTACCAAGGGCGACCATATTGTTGCTTCCATCCGCGCATATAAAGAAGATCGCCACGGAAACGAACGATGGGCAAATATGGCAGTATTTAGCCAAGCGACGGCCCTTTTCCGCTTCCGGAAGATACCCAATGTAGCAATCACTACCTCGTTGTTTATCGTTTGTGGCGACGAGCGTTACCGAATTGTCAGCGTCGAAGATGTTCGAGGACGCGGAATGTACATTGAGGTTCTTGCGGAAAAACAGGAAGGAACGGAATATTAG